CAAGAGGTGGAAGTGATAGTAGCTGCTTCCTTGCCGTTGATAACCAAAACATAGTAGATGTTCTCGTCGTACTTGATCTCGATATCCCAATGGATGACTATCAGGGTCTCACTAATGGCGTCGATACAAAGATTGGGGGAGTGAGGAATTTCTATATTCAAATCCTCGATTATTTCCTCTACCGGAGTCTTGAGGATCTGGAAACATCGGTACAAGATCCAGCAGATGGAAGGCACTAAAGTAATTAGTATTTCCATCATCTTGAAGGACTGGTACTACTTTCCTCGACACTTTACTTGGTGTATTTTGGCCTCTGTGTggaaattgcaatttttcaaagtaaaagtttgacaatttttcaccataTAGTTTGATGTACAACCTACGCACAAGAGACAAACAAACCGGACAGTGCAAAATTTCACCACCGTAATTTTCGTCTCACGTGACTCTATTAAAATCCTATATTAGTCGATGAAATAGCTGCAGAGGTGGTGCCCTATTCTAAGTATATGTAcgattttgattttgtgTTTCGCCTACAAGCTGTCATTGACAACAAGAGGTTCAAACTGGcccaatttcaagttctcttcCTCAGTAAGGAAACGTAAGCCAACTACAAGCAAAACGGTATTGAACGCACCCAAGAGGAAAAATGGCCCCAAGATCCAGTAGTCGCTCCATAAGCCACCAACTTTGGTAATGAGCAAGATCCCGAGACCTCCGCTTAAACTATATAACCCGCTGAGTGAACCCATATTCTTGGGGTTGTGGGTGAGGCCACTCAATACACTCATGCTGGTGATGATAATTCCGATCTGCGACATGCCTATGAGACTAACCATCACAAAACAGATTACAGTATGAGGATCGTAAGCACCTTTGGTGGTGCTTCCAGAGATACAAAGGCCGAAATTGCCGATTATGCCAGCGATAGCTGAAACAAGTAATGTCTTGAATTTTCCGACTCTCCTGGAGTCAATCATGTAGCCCCATAACGGAGACGATATAAGTGCAATTGTTTGTGCTACTCCGGTTAAAATAGCCGAGAAAATATACCCGTCGTTGCAGTTCTTTTTGTTAGGAAAGTCTGTAGTGTTGCACTTTCCGTTCTTGTAGTAGAAGTTGTACACCAATAGAGGTATGAATACAGAAGTGGTGACCGTAGTTGATCTCGCAACAAAAGCTCCAATATATGATAATTGTACTCTATGGTTGGATCGGGAGATCTCGAATCCCCTGGCAAGTAGCTTAAAATAGGGcaatttttcttctggctcgTCCAGTTCTTCTGTtacttcactttcttctacaagtaACAActcagattcttcaatagtgttgggtttcttcttgttgctATCATACAAGAATACAACGAGAACATGAAAAGCTACTACAGCGAAGGCTGCCACGATCAAGTACGAATATTTCAATCCTTCCTTCAAGGTGAGATCAGGGTTACTGCTAACCAATTTGATTGGcaaagtcaagaagaaagatacGGAGAAGATAGCACCTAATCCGGTTGAAATACCGATGAGTGCTGAATACTTTCCATTCTTTTTGTCTTCGGGATCATTCAATTCAAGACTATCGAAGGCTTGCTGTTGATAGTGTCTCCAGAAGAGGAACTTCTGGAACGCAAAGTCCGAGTTGGTGAGTTCGTTGAGCATAACCGTAATCATGCTCATACAACTAGTGACTCCAAGTGCAAATATGCATCTGAAAAAAATAACATCTGGATATATGTTTGTACTGACCACAGCATACCCGACCAAACTCAAAGCCAAAATGAGGAAACTGATACTGGGGATATAGCGCGTGCCTTGTATGCCTATGGAGTTCAACTTATCTGTCAAGGTTCCCACCAATGGCGATGATATTATCGAGACAAGCTCATCGGTAAATCCCAAAGTTCCGATGATAGCACCTATTTTAGCGTCTGCCTGTATTCCAATAACTTCACTTACATAGAACGGCTGCGTAGAAGAGAGAAAAACCACTATGGCTACACAGGCAAATCCagtgaagttgaaggcCAAAAGATTCCACGGTGTATAATTGGCGTTGACGTGGTACATTTTTACCTTCttgtctgcttctgctAGAAGAAACCTGAGTAAAATAATAATATCCCGACTTCGCACTGTCTTTATTTTATCTATTTGATCAGTGAAGATTCttgtcacgtgaatatAATCAATAGTAGTCAACATTACCAGTGGTTCCTAAATTCCTGAGCTAGGAGCTttcttggtcttcttgCATCTAGATGAGGACCCTTGTAAAGTATCTGTCGTGATTTTCAATACCAGCAGAACTAATGCAGATTCAATTTGAGTTTGAATATTTAACATTTAATATCTGATATTTTATTATCACTTGTTGTACCTTATTTGTACATTTTGTAGAAATGCAACCCAGACGTCTTTCAAAGTTTTAGATTCAAGTAATTACAGCTATCAAGGCAACATTGTTCGAGTACGAAGGTCGGAGATTGGATCTGGACGAGTTGCGCCCGAACGGATAAAATATAATTAGTTGATATACTTTTAGATATTTCGTAACCGGACTTTGGTCATTATCCGAGGGCTAACCTGTAAAATGCAATTCCGTGGAACGCAATTGCAGGTCCACGTATCTGTTAACAATGGCTGCAAACAACCTTGTTCAATCTTACTAATACTGATAGAAGGAAGTCAGCACTCCGAACGCGAAGAATATGAATGGAATATGTtaacaattcaatttcaagaagtgGAAATTTCCGAAAAGTAGCGTTTGGAATGTTCGAACCTTCCCCCAGACCAGCCTCGACTGAGCCCACACCAGTGGTGGCCAACGAATTGAGCCCATCTGTTGTTCCTTAATCTAGCTGGAAAAGGCTTCCAAGAAAAGTACAGATTACCCTATTCtagaaacaagaaagtcTAATGAAAAAGCAATCTTGGTTAACGTTGCATTTCTATCTACGGGTATTCAACAGTTTATCCGCGTGTATTCCGTAGCCCCATAGTTAAGACAAGGCAATGCGTATAGTCACATGACTCAACTAGTCATCGCCCACAGCTGGAAAAGCGGTTATTCGGTATATGCAAGTCAGGGCggttgcgaaaaaaagGAACACATATTATCCAGGAACGGCTAAACAGAACATTCGGGAATTGgcaaattgcaaaatgaacACCTGGAATTATTTATAAGGCAATTGCTTTGCTGTAATTTTAAAAAGATTTTACTTAACAATAATACAATTGAGCTTACTACTTAGCAAAGACTCGCCTATATTTGCCTTCACAACTCTACTTAATCATGAGTACATCCAATTCCAAACACAATTCTACGGACTCACTCGACTCCCTTGACCAGGCTCGGCCTTACGCTCCTAGCCCATTCGAAAATTTTAACACAGATGCTCAATCGGAAATCTCTCCTATAAATTCAAGATTAAGCGGAGTCTCTTCGCGTGAATTGAGAATTACAAGGACAGAAACTGTCAAATCGTTGCATGAATTGGGTATGTCTAGTGACATACCCATGCCTGCTATAAATCACCCACCGGTGGAAAATCCCATCTTCCCAGAAGAGTATACCTTGGAGACTGAAACAGGATTGGTTCCTGTTATGACATTGCAATCTATCGGAAGAGTGAAAACAGTAGAACATACTGTCAGAACACATCAAGATAACTCCTTGGTGGAGAAAAGTGAAGCACctctggaagaagatagCCAAAAGAATAAGTTGGAAGCATTAGATCCCGAAATTGAATTCGTCacttttgttgttggtgatcCAGAAAATCCTCACAACTGGGATATGACCTACAAGTGGATTCTTACTTTAACATTGGCCATCTTTGTCGTGTGTGCCGCTTACGGTTCTTCCTGTTTGGCTGGTGGTTTGCCAACTATTAACAAGAAATTTGGTGTTTCCACCGAAGTATCAACATTGACTGTCTCATTGATGGTCATCGGTTTCACCGTTGGTCCATTGATCTGGGCACCATTATCAGAGCAAATCGGCAGAAGACCAGTTTACTTTATCTCCTTTGGTCTCTACACTATTTTCCAAATTCCTTGTGCTTTAGCCCCAAATATTGGTGCTCTCTTGGTTTGTCGTTTCTTATGTGGTGTTTTTGCGTCATCGGCACTTACAAATGTTGGTGCTAGTCTTGTTGACATTCACAATGAAACAAGATCTTTAGCAATTGCATTCTTTTCCTTCGCACCCTACTCTGGTCCAGTCTTAGGTGGTGTTGTCAATGGATTTATCAGTGTCTCCACAAAAAGAATGGATTTGATTATCTGGGTTAACATGGCATTT
This Scheffersomyces stipitis CBS 6054 chromosome 3, complete sequence DNA region includes the following protein-coding sequences:
- a CDS encoding predicted protein, translating into MYHVNANYTPWNLLAFNFTGFACVAIVVFLSSTQPFYVSEVIGIQADAKIGAIIGTLGFTDELVSIISSPLVGTLTDKLNSIGIQGTRYIPSISFLILALSLVGYAVVSTNIYPDVIFFRCIFALGVTSCMSMITVMLNELTNSDFAFQKFLFWRHYQQQAFDSLELNDPEDKKNGKYSALIGISTGLGAIFSVSFFLTLPIKLEGLKYSYLIVAAFAVVAFHVLVVFLYDSNKKKPNTIEESEFEVTEESDEPEEKLPYFKLLARGFEISRSNHRVQLSYIGAFVARSTTVTTSVFIPLLVYNFYYKNGKCNTTDFPNKKNCNDGYIFSAILTGVAQTIALISSPLWGYMIDSRRVGKFKTLLVSAIAGIIGNFGLCISGSTTKGAYDPHTVICFVMVSLIGMSQIGIIITSMSVLSGLTHNPKNMGSLSGLYSLSGGLGILLITKVGGLWSDYWILGPFFLLGAFNTVLLVV
- the MDR13 gene encoding multidrug resistance protein 3 (membrane transporter of the MFS-MDR family (DHA12) (TPO3)~go_component integral to membrane~go_function transporter activity~go_process transport) codes for the protein MSTSNSKHNSTDSLDSLDQARPYAPSPFENFNTDAQSEISPINSRLSGVSSRELRITRTETVKSLHELGMSSDIPMPAINHPPVENPIFPEEYTLETETGLVPVMTLQSIGRVKTVEHTNKLEALDPEIEFVTFVVGDPENPHNWDMTYKWILTLTLAIFVVCAAYGSSCLAGGLPTINKKFGVSTEVSTLTVSLMVIGFTVGPLIWAPLSEQIGRRPVYFISFGLYTIFQIPCALAPNIGALLVCRFLCGVFASSALTNVGASLVDIHNETRSLAIAFFSFAPYSGPVLGGVVNGFISVSTKRMDLIIWVNMAFAGVMWIIVSLIPETYAPVILKKRAKKLREETGNPKIMTEQEATPLSMKELVNDNLIRPLKFIVEEPVLDLICAFVALIYSLLYAFFFAYPVIFNRLYGYEDNIIGLMYIPILIGAGLALCTTPILEMKYAALCKRRTPTPEDRLIGAIIGAPFPCISLFILGATSYKHIIWVGPASSGIAFGYGMVLIYYSLNNYIIDTYAKYAASALATKVFLRSSGGAAFPLFITQMYDKLGLQWASWLLAFISLAMVFIPISFYKYGKTLRAKMCKEDYSAVHL